One window of Elaeis guineensis isolate ETL-2024a chromosome 11, EG11, whole genome shotgun sequence genomic DNA carries:
- the LOC105049453 gene encoding L10-interacting MYB domain-containing protein isoform X1, translated as MWHMESIFLWNAFACMIIQTINNIMDSKSSTKLKKKEVATGNQARVYWTREHDRVLVDLMVEQTLAGARVGAGFTRDAWFDMVDQFNERTRLHYDVDHLKNRLRFYKREYRIVSAIKNHAGFSWDHKMQMVIADGAEWDEYVRKNPEARLYRTRQTPFINELEVIFGSSALKGNDASSSRIHYVERNDTNGNLGEGDGTLNSFVDTPQTSNEPIATSADVHAEVPQDAPEAENVNIHRASHLNILRGNSRKSRRQSSDDALLALREIAEASKRRISAEEAKDEKLSLLDECLEELNLMKDIDNELYVKALFIFKEEYNQHIFLKTTGIRRIMWLRAVTKDINLQ; from the exons ATGTGGCACATGGAGAGCATTTTCCTTTGGAATGCTTTCGCTTGCATGATTATTCAAACCATCAACAACAT AATGGATAGCAAGAGCAGcacaaaattgaaaaaaaaggaAGTTGCAACAGGAAACCAAGCACGAGTATATTGGACAAGAGAGCATGATCGAGTGCTTGTTGATTTGATGGTAGAGCAAACTCTTGCTGGTGCTAGAGTGGGTGCGGGCTTTACAAGGGATGCCTGGTTTGATATGGTGGATCAGTTCAATGAACGTACAAGGCTGCATTATGATGTTGATCATTTGAAAAATCGTCTGAGGTTTTATAAACGGGAATATCGAATAGTTAGTGCTATAAAGAATCATGCAGGTTTTAGTTGGGATCATAAAATGCAAATGGTGATTGCAGATGGTGCTGAATGGGATGAATATGTTAGG AAAAATCCTGAAGCAAGGTTATACCGGACGAGGCAAACACCCTTTATTAATGAACTGGAGGTTATTTTTGGATCATCAGCATTGAAAGGCAATGATGCATCTTCTTCTAGGATTCATTATGTTGAAAGAAATGATACAAATGGCAATTTAGGTGAAGGTGATGGGACATTGAACTCttttgtggatactccacaaacaTCTAACGAACCTATAGCTACATCTGCTGACGTACATGCAGAGGTGCCACAAGATGCTCCTGAAGCAGAAAATGTCAACATCCATCGGGCTTCACATTTAAATATCTTAAGAGGAAATAGTAGAAAGTCCCGACGGCAATCATCAGATGATGCATTATTAGCCTTGCGGGAAATCGCAGAAGCCTCAAAGAGACGAATATCAGCTGAAGAGGCAAAAGATGAAAAGTTGAGTCTACTTGATGAATGTCTGGAAGAGCTCAATCTCATGAAAGACATTGATAATGAGTTATATGTGAAGGCCCTGTTTATCTTTAAGGAGGAGTATAATCAACACATATTCTTGAAGACCACCGGTATTAGGAGGATAATGTGGTTGAGGGCAGTGACCAAAGATATTAATCTTCAGTGA
- the LOC105049453 gene encoding L10-interacting MYB domain-containing protein isoform X2 has translation MSRMDSKSSTKLKKKEVATGNQARVYWTREHDRVLVDLMVEQTLAGARVGAGFTRDAWFDMVDQFNERTRLHYDVDHLKNRLRFYKREYRIVSAIKNHAGFSWDHKMQMVIADGAEWDEYVRKNPEARLYRTRQTPFINELEVIFGSSALKGNDASSSRIHYVERNDTNGNLGEGDGTLNSFVDTPQTSNEPIATSADVHAEVPQDAPEAENVNIHRASHLNILRGNSRKSRRQSSDDALLALREIAEASKRRISAEEAKDEKLSLLDECLEELNLMKDIDNELYVKALFIFKEEYNQHIFLKTTGIRRIMWLRAVTKDINLQ, from the exons ATGTCGAG AATGGATAGCAAGAGCAGcacaaaattgaaaaaaaaggaAGTTGCAACAGGAAACCAAGCACGAGTATATTGGACAAGAGAGCATGATCGAGTGCTTGTTGATTTGATGGTAGAGCAAACTCTTGCTGGTGCTAGAGTGGGTGCGGGCTTTACAAGGGATGCCTGGTTTGATATGGTGGATCAGTTCAATGAACGTACAAGGCTGCATTATGATGTTGATCATTTGAAAAATCGTCTGAGGTTTTATAAACGGGAATATCGAATAGTTAGTGCTATAAAGAATCATGCAGGTTTTAGTTGGGATCATAAAATGCAAATGGTGATTGCAGATGGTGCTGAATGGGATGAATATGTTAGG AAAAATCCTGAAGCAAGGTTATACCGGACGAGGCAAACACCCTTTATTAATGAACTGGAGGTTATTTTTGGATCATCAGCATTGAAAGGCAATGATGCATCTTCTTCTAGGATTCATTATGTTGAAAGAAATGATACAAATGGCAATTTAGGTGAAGGTGATGGGACATTGAACTCttttgtggatactccacaaacaTCTAACGAACCTATAGCTACATCTGCTGACGTACATGCAGAGGTGCCACAAGATGCTCCTGAAGCAGAAAATGTCAACATCCATCGGGCTTCACATTTAAATATCTTAAGAGGAAATAGTAGAAAGTCCCGACGGCAATCATCAGATGATGCATTATTAGCCTTGCGGGAAATCGCAGAAGCCTCAAAGAGACGAATATCAGCTGAAGAGGCAAAAGATGAAAAGTTGAGTCTACTTGATGAATGTCTGGAAGAGCTCAATCTCATGAAAGACATTGATAATGAGTTATATGTGAAGGCCCTGTTTATCTTTAAGGAGGAGTATAATCAACACATATTCTTGAAGACCACCGGTATTAGGAGGATAATGTGGTTGAGGGCAGTGACCAAAGATATTAATCTTCAGTGA